The genomic interval TGTACAGAGTTTACGTCTTCATACTTTGTAAaacagtgagcctttggtatctgctaatgtttggttgcaggactccctgtgaataccaaaatccatggatgctcaaagcTCATTAtctacaatgacatagtaaaatagtgtcccttatataaaatggcaaaaatcaacaTTTGTTTATTGGCACCTATATATTTTGGgagtattttcaagtcatggatggttgaatccgtggataaaaaaactgaggatacagagggccaactgtatttggaaATACAGAATGCTAAAAATGTGCACTAATCAAGTAATCCTTTGCTTGCACATCAACAAATTTCTAGCCTTGGCCACCAGAAGGACTGCTTGGTTGTAACACAGCCTCCAAAACAGTACATATGAATGTGTAAGAAATCTGGATGGCTGGTTCAGCTATGGGCCATGGAATTTGGCAAATGTAACATATCTAGAGAACTAATCTCTTGTTTCAAATAATGAAAATCTGTTTTCTAACTATCATTATTAATACAAAACAACTAGATATGGTCTAGGAATAGTCACAGTGGTGCTATTATTTCGTTCCCCTTTCAACTCCCACCTGATCTACTGTAGGGCAAATTTCGTTCTCCCAGTACATGCTAAGGATCAATCCCACTCCCTCCAAATGGAAGCCTATTTCTGGATTTCTGGTTTTATTCATGTATCTTCCAACCTTTGGGAGGTAAAATAAAGCCCAGTTTACTTTCTACGAAGGTCACATGTTAATTTTTTTCTGGCATCTTACTTACCGGGCGGTAACTGATATCTTTTGGAGGGTATTTGAAGTAGGGGCCAAAATTTATAGAGACCTATGAAAGGGAAAAGATCTATATTGTTGCACTGCTTAGCACTATCAAAAATTATTATGAATTACATGTATAAGTGGCAAGCATACTCAACAAGCATTACAAAAGTTTTAGAAACAGgtctgctattttttaaaatagcttactAAAGAGTCTTGCAGCATGATGAGCAGGCAACATGAAAATAGATGTCTCTAGCCTCTAAAAAGTGTAGTTTAATATTATCTTCTATCAAGATAGCTGGCAGAGAAGGAACCAAACAATGCAATCTCCATCCACCAGCTCACTGCATTTCTGTACTAGATTTGAAGGAAATGGCTTTAATTCTCTTCACACAGCATGGAATCCAAGTAGACTGGCAGAGGAGCATTGATTTATATCCATCCCTTCTCCATCACCAGTCTTTCACTTGCCTGCACAGAATCACTGATCACCTATGACTACTAGGACAACAGTTGATTACTAGGTTTTATTACACACATTTTGTATTAGTTACTAAAATATTGGGTAAAAACACATACCATAATAGATATATCTGGCAGTTGTGAAAAAGGTGAATGTGCTTATTCACTGGTGTGCACCCTACTTCTGAGCTGATATGGACCTCACCCGAGGATTAGGCTAATGCTCTTTGCTTCAGGCCCAACCATTATAAGTGAGAGGTGAATTCAGATGAGTTTACTGATCTGTACATACCGTGCACCCTTTATACAGAGAGACAGCGGGGAAATAAACACCTTCAAAAATATCTTTGTATGCAACTCCTTGACTGGCACCATTTTTGTAGAAGATTATCTGAAAGAGACAGCCAGTCGTTATTACACAGTGTACAGGATTACTATAATCTTTGAACACTTCCCCTTTAGCCTCCTTCCCTCCATTTGTTATGTCTTAGAAGGAGACCACTGGCTCTTCAGGAGTACAAACTGTGTCTCTTTGGGATGAGAATAATGGCTAGTATATAgaacttaaaagaaaaatgaagcacAAAATCCAATTATTGCATTCTGCAAATGCAAAACAATTTCTTTCAAAACCATTTCATTATAGGTCAAAGAGAGCAGGGAATACATAAGAATTTGTTTCAGCCAAAAATATGTATCTTACAAACTTGTTGACTCTCAAAGTTCAACCTTCAAATCTAAATCTGCAGCTGACTAGCTACTGTCAGGATGCTTAGCTCATCAACCTAGAAGAATCTTGAAGGCTGCATTCAATGAAAATAGAAGATGAAAAATGCCAGCCCTTTATGACTGCAAAGCATCAACTGAACGCACCATGGGAACATGTTTCCAGTGTTGTCCTGAAGGCCTTAATTGCCCAAACAGGATTGGGGAATACATCCTTCCAGTATTCATGCTGAATACAAAATCTCTAAAAGGAGAATAGCTGTTCTTATTTACAGATGTTAGGAAAACTCAATAAGCCAAGAGCCATGTACACCACACTGAGATCTCTGGAAGAAATCTGGGAGAAGATTCAAGATGAAAACATTTCAAACACCAGGCAAAACAAATGGTGTTTAGAAATGGAATATTTGTTGTATGGCCATGAAAATGCTACAACACAGAGGAGAACACAGAGCTCCCAGGTTGGTGCATTACAGCCAAGGTACATTTTCCTGAGATACTAGTGATGCAACTTACTTGGCTTCCAGGAGTTTGCTTTAAACTTTTCTCTGCTTTATCCACAAAGTCCTTCTCTTCAAAGTACAAGTAGCTTTTGAACTTGATCAAAGCCTAAGAAGGGAAAACAGTGGCTCAACAGTGTGACTGAAATAGCAAGACAGGACTTGCAACAAATACAAACATTGGTTATTGAGAAATACAAATGCCACTGAGTTAAATCCTGTGTAAAATTCTTCAAACACTTTACTCTGGAGCTCTGCTTTTCTATTTATGTCACTCTTGCAGCCCAATGTGTGTGCTCACAGCTGGAAATCACAATGGAAAAGTGAGAGCTCAGGCAAGGTAGCAAGGTCATCACAATATATGTCTCGTAACTATGAATATTGTAAGATACAAAGATTTGTATCCTAAAATATGGGATATGCATTCATTAAAGTTACTGGAATCATAAGAGCCCTCTGGATCAGACCACATGCCTATCTAGTTCAGCACTGTTTTGCACAGCTGCTAACCAGAGACAAGAGGTCTCTTCAAAGCCCACAAGTAGGACAGGAAGACAACAGCCTTTTCTTATTAGAATGTAGGACTGTGACAGAAGAGATCAAAATTCTGAATCTTGTTCAGGAATGATGATAATCATTAGGTCATCCATCTACCTCTCTGCCAATCTACCACAAAGGGGTGTTGCGAGGATATGCGACAGTGGAAAACCATGTTAACCCCTGCAACTGCAAGCAGCTTAGAAGAGTGGGctaaaaaagcaaaaatacacAAATGCAAACCAGCAAACATGACAGAACCCTCATTTTGGTATAGAATCCTATTCACTGAGAATCTCGGTTTTCAAAGGAAGTTCCTACCTTTTGTGGTAATTTGTAATGATTCTATCTGAAGTTTATTATATGCCACCCTTCAGTAGTAACTATAGTTGTATCTAAGATCTCAGCCTAGTTCATCCTCTTCCCACTCTTTCTAAAATACTGAACAAGAAGACATACAGTATATAGAAGATGGTCACCATACCTTATCTTTGTAAGTATCTGGCAGTGATTTGGCAGTTTCAGTTTCGTCGGGAAGGCTGATATAAAAACCAAGCACATCTCCTTGGCCATAGCCTGATGAATAATGTTTACCAATGGACTGGTGGAACTTTGTGCCTTTCTTGCTACGCCAGGAGTAACTGAATTTGTCATAGCCCAGAGGAGCCTGAAGGTTCCCTATAGAAAACAGAGATTGGCAGGTGACTAAAAAGCAGGCTGTTTCAGAGCACTGTGCAGCAACTCAAGGCCCAtgatggaagaaaggcaagatatgaaTGCAAATAAGTGAAAGAAGTGCTCCCAGGCTTACCCAGTGGCTGTGACCAACCAAGTCTGGCAGCCGTTTCAGGAGGCATCTCGTCCACCGAAATTTCATAGTACCAGGCTCCCTTCCGCACTCCGTGGGAGGCTCGCACCATGGAATAGCCTTTTTCCCCTATGACGGTCAGCCTGTCATCTGAGATCTTCAGCTGAGGTGCTGCAGTTGGAGGGAAAAGAGTTATTAGTAAATTCTCATGCATTTACATTCTCAAATCATAAAGAGGGGAAGCAGAAGTATACTCTTCTGCCATATACTCCCAtggacaatggaaccaattagcTCTACAGGTAGTAGGGTCTCCTcttctggacatcttcagaaagagccTGGAGAGCTACCTGGTGTGGATGCGTTAACTGGATTTCCTGCAATGCGCAGTgtgttggactcaatggcctagGGGGAccctttcaactttatgattttatgcTTGTATTAATAACATTAGTACACAGAAGCACATAAAAATATAGCCTCACAAACTGAGGATTCCATTCAAAGCACCCATTTTCCAGCTGTAGAAAGCCTGCAGTCAAACTTTCACTGTTATGAAATCCCAACCTGGGGTGGTTTTGCACAATATTATGCAGCTTTGAATGCAAGCATAAAATGTCTTTAGCTCCATACCTCGGTCATGAAGAGCTAATAGGACCCGTTCATACAGGCAGGCTCGGTAGAGATCTCCAGGGATGGGCTTGCCTGCCCAGCAGTCTAGCTCCAGCTTCTCTGGGTCAGGCGCATGAGGGTCAGGCTCCGCCAAAATGTAGCGGTAGCCATCTTTGTTAAAAGGGTGTTCCAAGGGGTAGCCGTGAGGTGGAAGACGCTGAGCGGAGAACAAAGGATCACTGGAAAAAAAGACGTAACAGGTGTGTGGAAGCAGAAGTGCTACTGGGGCAATGAAATGGATGGGACTGAGGCTATTTAGTTGCTTAGCATTGCACATGATATTGGGAAAAACTGAATGAGTTATCCTTCTGCAGTTGGAACACTGCTTTACCTGAAAAAGTGACCCATAATTTAAGATGAGCTAAAGCGTTCAAAAAATAAGATTAATTTGTGCAAATCTGGTATAATGTCATGGTTTTTACCCATATAGAGGCTTCCCCATATGGTCCTCCTTACCTTCTCATTAACTTGTGGAGACACTCTTATTAAACTGTTTACTTTGAGAGCACTGTCACAATGATATAACTGAATGGTTTGTTGGTAGTTTTCTTTGTTgaaattgttaattatttttgtGTTGAGCAATATCTGATTACTAAACTCTTCACATTTTGTTGTACTTACATAATATGTAATAtaggatacattttttaaaaaaaatcaccccatATTGGTTAACTCTTTTTTGTACCACAAAAGAAAAGGttcctaaagcagtggttctcaacctgtgggtcgcaacctctttgggggtcaaacgaccctttcacaggggttgcccaAGACCATcgtaaaacacatatttctgatggtcttaggaactgagacaccgctTCTCTATCcagggggtcaccacaacatgaggaactgtattaaaaggtcgtggcattagaaaggttgagaaccactgccctaaagcaTTCCAGCTTAGGAACATGATCAACATTGTGGGATGGTCACAAGAAGCATCAAAGAAAACATTACATCCTACAGAAAAGACAGCAATGAAACAGAGCATCCAGGACAAAAGTATTCCAGTCTTGCTCAGTCTGGTATTCTTCAGATGTCTTGGACTGCAATTACCATTGTTTGCAGCCAGCATGACTATTAACCAGCGATGATAACAATTGCAATCCAATACAATTTGAGGACATGAAGCTGGATGATGATGTCAGAGATCACctaagaaatgaaagaaagctcCTGATatcatctattttttaaaaagtatttacacAGCACTTTTGATGCACACAGTACTTTGCAGTTATTGTGTTTATTCTCACCACAAGGCCAGAATTGGGGCAGGTCACTGCTGGCTGCCAGTTATATAATCAAAAATGATGATAGAAGGGCTCTTAAAACAATGCCTTTCAGCTTACTTAGGCTGTACTTCTATCTACACTTACCTTGCATTGAGCCCCACGGAACACAGAGAGTTACACTGAAGCAAATATATACACTATACGCCTACATTGCACAGGATTAAGCGGTTACATGTTTGACTTTTAATTATCCAATAGATAACATTTAAGGAAAATCAACTTATTGAGAAACAAGCTCAGTGAAGGAGTTTTAAAGCTTCTGAAGGAAGGGAACCATTTCTGGGTTTGAAAACTAGCATTTAATACAGACCAAAAAAGAGAGGCAACTTTAAAACCTATTTCCCACCAGATATGAGAGAGAAATGATGGAGCCGGTACATACTGCTTGCAGGCAAGAGCCTTTCCAATTCACAAGCCCTACTATTTTTGTATTCTGCCCCTGCCCCAGTAAATCAGGTTTTTAACTTGTGATTTAAATTTTAGACAATGAATCACATCACATCAGTTACTCGATTTAAGGCATATAGTCTCAAACATTGGGTTGACATACAGCTGCAGCTGGATAAGTCTTCAAAGGAAAAGAGTTTCAGTCTCCCAAAAAGCCACTCATCCCCAAATATGTCTCTATGTTGACCCTGAAAACAAGAAATGATCTTCAATGTTTCAAATGACCTAATAAGCAACTATATATAAGGCTGTGTTTATTGGATAATGTATGTGAAGAAGGCATCacttagtggtttgagagctggactatgactctagagaccagggttcaaacccctgctcagccaaaTCCAttgtatgaccttgggcaagtcacactctctcagcctcaaaggaaagcaaaggcaaaccaccactgaacaaatcttgccaaggaaaaccctttgatagggttAGCCTAGGaccgccataagttagaaactactTGAGGGCATACAACAAGTCATTCCTTTGAACTGTGAACAAACATATGTGCCTTGTCAGAATAACAGtgattaataattaaaaacaacagcaatcaaTTAGTGTAGGCATCTCCATCTCCGTTCTGATTACCTCCTGGTTTTCTTGGCTGTTCCTGTAGTACTTCCATCCTGTTGCTTGCGTtttgctcctcttcctttcccactACTTCCTGCTATGATACCCCCTTGGGGAAGGAAACACCACAAATCTGTGTCATTTGAAGATTTCATTTTTGAGGAAGAGTCAGATCAAGTTCCCAGATGTGTTTGAATATCCACAAAACCAGACATGTTTGAGGTGGAAAGCAGAATTCTATGGTTCACACTTTGCACATTGCCCACATTAACTTGAGTATCAAAGTAGTATTTTGAGGGGGAAATGGCACTAACCATGTCTCAGTTTGAAAGTAGTATTTGTCATCTCTTTCATGGAGATTCAAAGCACATGAACACAAACCCAGGATTTGATACAATAGGGATGAGGGAAAGAATCAATCAGCTACagattttcattcatttcaacATCACACAAAACCAGTGCTCGAATTAGGGGAGAAAAGCTGGGCAATTCTCCACCTAACAATGTTAGATAAATTGTGCCTCCAACCCACAGCCTTCAAAAAACACTAAGAGGGCCAtcacaaaatggggggggggcacagttcCTTCTGGTCCCCCTTTAATTTGAGCACTCCATAGAAATGTTAAGGTATACTTGGACACATTGCCTCTGCTGCACACATAAGCATCCATCACTCAAAGACGACAAAATAGGGAAACCAAAGCGCAAGGTGCTTCTCTGCAGTGTTGGCAAATGCTTTATGCTGGGGATATCAACAGCTTAATGTTCCTGTCCATCAGAATCTCTTTTATCCCATCTCATCTTTCTTCATTCATCTGCCTAGTACATATGTATCCACACATGTGCATGCCAGGAAAGGAAAAGCATCTGCCTTGCTGGCTGGAAACTGGACAAAGAGACCAGTTAGCCCTGGGATAGATTCCAAACAGCTGTATATGGGACATAAAGATGCTAACAACTCTTTGAACAAGTATTAACCCAAAGAATCATACTAAGAATCATTAAGTTTGAACATCTATCTGTTAGTGTAGTTTAGCTAAATCTATACATGTAATAGGGCTGTCCACTTTTCTTCATGTGCTATCACACCTGTATATGTCAATTTCAAATAAGAACCCAAAATATACATGTATATGAGACTGTGGTGACCGAAACGGTTCAGAAAAGTCCCAGTTGTGAATTTTATGTCACTGGAGAGAGAAAATTTTGTCCTGCCACATGAGTCTTTAATAATACTTTCATATTTATAACAATGGTTACTGAAGTGCTGAAAAAGTGTTGGATATTCatacagagctcagaaaagttacatcTGGAAGGATAACTTGCAGAATCCTCCAGCCTGGGAATGGTAGGTCTTctccaaaaaaataacatttccatgctCTAGTTTTATGTTTGTGTAGATGATGATTCCAAATTCACTCTAGGTGATGAAAATTTAAAGCGGTCTAAGTTATGACCCACAAGGGTAGGCTCTCTCCCACACTGAGGTTTCTTGCTTCTGAATAACCTGGATTTGCCCACTGCAGACAACCACCTTCCAACAGCATCACAGTGTGCCACAACTGCAAGAGTAGCAAGCTTTGTAATCAATATCCCACTAGCAGTGTAAGGAAATGGGCCTCTGAGGGGAGGATCATATTCTGCACAACCATGTATCAATTTGAACTACAGTATTGGTTCTAACCTATTACATTTGGGTTTGAAATTAAAACGGTGGCTCCCTCATTCATAATTGTAGAGTGTCCCATTTTGATTTAAATCCAGGCAACTCATTCTCTAACAACACGATGGGATTCTTCTAGCACAAGACGGATACGCTTTTGAATAGCATTGGAACAGCTTGGTTTTGTTTTCAGGCAGACTTTGCAAGTGGGCTTTGGTTTATCTCCCGATTGGCACTCCAACCTTCCTTCAAGAAGCAAAGAGCAGAATATTGAGAGGATTAAATTCAGCCTCAAAATGACTTAGGGAAGTACGTTTCTCTGAGAGGCAGTGGCTTACCATCTGATAAGCTTCACATTTGAGGAAAGATTTCAACTTTGTGTCTAAGATCCAAAAACCAGCTATCTTAGATAGAATATTTATCTTATGTTAAGTCTATCCACACAGTGATTATGGAAAGGCACACCAAATGAGAGTTGTAAAAATTGATTGTCTCAATCCAGACGTCATTGCTAGTATAAACTTTGCTTCAGTTTtaataagaaaagcaaaaaggtGGTTCATTCAAAACCATTGTTTAAATAGTAGTTTTCCATGCATTCCTCATTTCCTTATATTTATAACTTAATCACTGACTTAGGGTGAGAAACATCATTTCCTTACCCTGCAACAACCCTATGTGAAAGGTTATCATTCCCATTTTACAGGTAAGGAATTGAGGCTGAAGAACCAGAGATTTACCTCAAGACCTCCCAACAGAAGCCATATCAGTAGAATAAATTAAACTGTGAAAACAAAGGCTTTGAAGTGAACAATGAAAGGCAGAATATGATTTTGAAAAGCTGGCAGACGTTTCACACTAATGCaaaattaatgtttaattttagCACAAATTTAGGTGATGTGCTTTGGATTAATCACTTTTAGCTTCTAAGACAattggcaaaacaaaacaaaagcaaaagtaaagggCTTTTCAAACAACAATACTTAGGTTTTAAGAAGCTGAAAAGTAAATATTCACCTCCCAAAGAGGCTCCACCTGCAAGAACAGAAGTTGCACCATGTAGTTGTCAGGTTATAGTGAGAGAAAATCAAAATACCAAGGCATGAAATGGACACCTGTACTATCTTTGTAAGTAAAATCTGAAATGTATTACTATGATTTTCCCCCTATTAACTTCTTAGCAggccaggacaaaaaagaaaataaagggaaagggaaaggggggaaggTAGGGAAAAATAGGAAGACTTTTGCAAACTAGGGCAGTCAAGACAGGATGTTCCTGATGTACCTAGTTCCCATGCTGGTTGTGTGAAAAAAGAATTATAGCTAAGACATGGCTTGGCAGATGAGGGAGAAAGGGGATGAATTTCTCCTGTGCTAGTCTACTTAGCGTTCATGGTGCTTGCTGAAGAACACATTTTGTCTCATCCATCACAAGCAGAAAAAGTGACGTGATAAGGGAGAGACAGAGCAAGCTGTCCACATAGGTAAGGAGTTAAATACGACAAAAGCAGAACCAATTTATACCGAAGTTCCCAGTCAAGATCTTCATTAGATCTAGGGTAAGTATACATGACACAGAAATCTCCTAGGATGTTCTCTTGCATAAGCtgtactgaaatcaatgggaacaAAGatgtattcagtttttaaaaacacacaattcTGCTTTTACTAGTTTATTCTGACCTGGATTGTTCCTGGAAGCACAATTTGATGTAGCAAAGCAGAGGCACAATAATGAATTTCATCTATTGAAACATCTGGGGTGACTGGGTTAGTGAGCTACTGAGATAATTTTCCAACTTAAGGTTCTAGGACAGGAATGgtacttccagatgttttgaattacaaTGTCCAACAGTTCTGGCCAGTGATACAGGACTGTGAGCAATGGAGTGCCATAGGTTTGTCCCACTGTCCTAGGGCATAaagccccaccccaccccagccaGCAAGTTGCACTATATCTACTAAGCTCAGGGATATTTGACTAATTCTCTATGCTTCCAAGCCAAAATACATTGTAAATATCACTCTACAGGCCATCATCGCAGTGGGGCATTACACTGGCCTCACGCTACGTCATGATAGCCTCTGTACTTTTTACAGATACGTAAATATTTCCTACACACATAGTTCCCATTCACCCCATGCAGTTTAAAGGTCAAGTCAAGCTGGCACACAAAGCTTTGCCCCCTTGCTTCCAAGATCTGGTAGTTGAAACTGGAGATATACTCACCAAAcctatacacacacgcacacttccAAATAAAGCTTGGAAAATGCAAAAACTCAAAGATTGAGGAATGGAAAAGAGATGGAGAAGGGATGAAACTAGTTgtgtactttaattttttttagcaaataGAGATATAATTTGAGTACTGATAAGTACAAGGTTTTTTTGGTACATACTGGACTCTAGCATTAATTTGTACTTCAGTTATGATCATAGATTTACTCATACATAGCAGGTGTGcatcattatttatatatatatatagatatatatatatatatatatatatattgttgttgttgttgttatatacccctgaatcttcgttcgcaaagcaaagccagagagagagattatatacTAGCAAGAATATTTGTGATGATAATTTTGTCTATATGTTTGACATTAATTTGTACAAGACACACAGTTCAGGTGGAGTTTCTTTTTATC from Sceloporus undulatus isolate JIND9_A2432 ecotype Alabama chromosome 6, SceUnd_v1.1, whole genome shotgun sequence carries:
- the ASH2L gene encoding set1/Ash2 histone methyltransferase complex subunit ASH2 isoform X1 — its product is MAAAGEAPAPAPEEDGEGETRPAAAAAAAATESTAGETSGPTEPRTGDSETGGDASMADVSAAMETESSSGKDAMEGVGDSSEVMDNQTGSVDEENGRQLGEIELQCGICTKWFTAETFGIDTTCCLPFMTNYSFHCNICHHSGNTYFLRKQANLKEMCLSALANLTWQSRSQDEHPKTMFSKDKDIIPFIDKYWEYMTTRQRPGKMTWPNNIVKTMCKERDVFLVKEHPDPGSKDPEDDYPKFGLLDQDLGNIGPAYDNQKQSSTISTSGSLNGGASLGGGIIAGSSGKGRGAKRKQQDGSTTGTAKKTRSDPLFSAQRLPPHGYPLEHPFNKDGYRYILAEPDPHAPDPEKLELDCWAGKPIPGDLYRACLYERVLLALHDRAPQLKISDDRLTVIGEKGYSMVRASHGVRKGAWYYEISVDEMPPETAARLGWSQPLGNLQAPLGYDKFSYSWRSKKGTKFHQSIGKHYSSGYGQGDVLGFYISLPDETETAKSLPDTYKDKALIKFKSYLYFEEKDFVDKAEKSLKQTPGSQIIFYKNGASQGVAYKDIFEGVYFPAVSLYKGCTVSINFGPYFKYPPKDISYRPISDMGWVAVVEHTLADVLYHVETEVDGRRSPPWEP